One Kaistella polysaccharea DNA segment encodes these proteins:
- a CDS encoding MotA/TolQ/ExbB proton channel family protein: MFLQTPTQITTTTTEKHVFSLWEILFGGGLVGNVIMIAIFLLGILALYIFLERYFFIKRASKQTPNFLENIKDFVQEGKITTAIDYCKTIDSPEARMIEKGLARIGRPISDISNAMQNQGQLEVSKLEKNLNILASASGAAPMLGFLGTVVGMIMAFFEISNVTGAVSPKLLASGIYTAMATTAVGLFIGIPAYFFYNILVTNVDRLVLKIQTHVNEFLDTLNTPL, from the coding sequence ATGTTCTTACAAACTCCAACACAAATCACCACAACTACTACCGAGAAGCACGTATTTTCCCTTTGGGAAATTCTTTTTGGCGGCGGCCTGGTCGGAAATGTAATTATGATCGCTATATTTCTGTTGGGAATTTTGGCCCTTTATATCTTCCTCGAAAGATATTTTTTCATTAAAAGAGCCTCTAAACAAACGCCAAATTTTTTAGAAAATATAAAAGATTTCGTGCAGGAAGGTAAAATTACAACTGCAATTGATTATTGTAAAACCATCGATTCTCCAGAAGCCAGAATGATTGAAAAAGGTCTTGCAAGAATTGGCCGTCCGATTTCTGATATTTCCAATGCGATGCAAAACCAGGGTCAGCTGGAAGTTTCCAAGCTGGAAAAAAATCTCAATATTTTAGCATCTGCATCCGGAGCGGCGCCTATGCTGGGTTTTTTGGGTACCGTAGTCGGCATGATCATGGCGTTCTTCGAAATTTCTAATGTTACGGGCGCTGTAAGTCCAAAACTGTTAGCCTCGGGAATTTATACTGCAATGGCGACAACCGCAGTCGGTTTATTTATAGGAATACCTGCTTATTTTTTCTATAATATTTTGGTGACGAATGTTGACCGGTTAGTTTTAAAAATTCAAACCCATGTGAATGAATTTCTAGACACTTTAAATACGCCGCTATAA
- a CDS encoding ExbD/TolR family protein encodes MELKRKNRVNAEFSMASMTDIIFLLLIFFMITSSAISQSSIEVKLPTADTLNPSVQDPAVVTIKEDGKYFVNDKQIAKEELEQYLVTTLKGEEKPSFTIRADENTKHKDVVYVMAIAETHKFNLAIATTQEK; translated from the coding sequence ATGGAGTTGAAAAGAAAAAACAGAGTAAACGCAGAGTTCAGCATGGCTTCAATGACAGACATTATTTTTCTGTTGCTGATCTTTTTTATGATTACGAGTTCTGCCATCAGCCAAAGCTCCATTGAAGTTAAATTACCGACAGCTGATACGTTGAACCCAAGTGTTCAGGATCCCGCCGTCGTAACCATTAAAGAAGATGGGAAATATTTTGTTAATGATAAGCAGATTGCAAAAGAGGAATTGGAGCAGTATCTTGTTACCACTTTGAAAGGGGAAGAAAAACCATCTTTCACCATTCGTGCTGATGAAAACACGAAGCATAAAGACGTGGTTTATGTCATGGCAATCGCAGAAACTCATAAATTTAATTTAGCCATCGCTACAACTCAAGAAAAATAA
- a CDS encoding ferric siderophore ABC transporter substrate-binding protein: MDYIIQHKRNEEKDRTKSVIITILLSLLIFLGIFFYTFTKEIQKPEEFTTMLINFGDNNNGAEVEEPANQEGSLASSANVEQPQPVEEVAKPVAQEKIITGTNPVVKRPKAEKVKTEKAPVKAVAQKTTPTKKAATKSAIPNSKTGSGDGKGNAAIGNLLKGRGTKTGTQGTSATTGNSGDPLGGEGNGDSKIGIDRKLIGFIPGTMGRGGSQPTHACTASGTINVAYTVDKAGNVVSARRLSGVSDGCVSSTSVSWVKKYVKAERSNSSSTGTYSITF, from the coding sequence ATGGATTATATTATTCAACATAAAAGAAACGAAGAAAAAGACCGCACAAAGAGCGTTATTATAACGATTCTTCTTTCTCTGCTAATTTTTCTGGGGATTTTCTTTTATACTTTCACCAAAGAAATTCAAAAACCCGAAGAGTTTACCACAATGCTCATTAATTTTGGTGATAATAATAATGGCGCAGAAGTAGAAGAACCTGCCAATCAGGAAGGAAGTTTGGCTTCCTCCGCAAATGTTGAACAACCACAACCCGTGGAAGAAGTTGCCAAACCGGTCGCTCAGGAAAAAATTATAACGGGTACGAATCCTGTAGTAAAAAGACCAAAAGCTGAAAAAGTAAAAACGGAAAAAGCACCCGTTAAAGCAGTTGCCCAAAAAACAACTCCCACTAAAAAAGCTGCTACAAAATCTGCAATACCGAATTCAAAAACCGGCAGTGGTGACGGAAAAGGAAACGCAGCTATCGGAAATCTGTTAAAAGGACGCGGCACGAAAACGGGCACCCAAGGAACGAGCGCAACGACAGGAAATTCTGGAGATCCATTAGGCGGTGAAGGTAACGGCGATAGTAAGATTGGTATTGACAGGAAATTGATCGGTTTTATACCCGGAACAATGGGGCGAGGTGGCTCGCAACCTACGCACGCCTGTACTGCAAGCGGGACAATTAATGTCGCGTACACGGTTGACAAGGCGGGTAATGTGGTTTCTGCACGTCGATTAAGTGGAGTTTCAGATGGTTGCGTCTCGTCAACTTCTGTGAGCTGGGTTAAAAAATATGTAAAGGCAGAGCGGTCAAACTCTTCTTCTACTGGAACTTACAGTATTACTTTTTAA
- a CDS encoding bifunctional folylpolyglutamate synthase/dihydrofolate synthase codes for MTNQQYQEALNWLFQQLPNYQTDGKKAYKPGFDNIIKLCEIFGNPQENLKLIHIGGTNGKGSTSNILASVLQEAGYKIGLYNSPHLFDFTERIKINGENCDKEFVYHFIQKLRNLPEEIQPSFFEFTTVMAFEYYYHNKVDFAIIEVGLGGRVDSTNIITPIVTAITNVALDHQDLLGETLEEIAAEKAGIIKHNIPVISGDETEVVKNIIKDKAALENAPFIDATTIETNLKSDLEGNYQLKNIKVVLALIQELQKQGLQINDHQIQDGLLNVQKNTNFMGRWFQFSKEPLVICDTAHNQAGLELVFDQLNEIPRFKYVILGFVNEKKIEDVLKILPENSVSYFVKPNNNRGRHPRDYEHLLKNLKINYKIFDKIQEAYLFARQQLKNEEMIFIGGSNFVVGEFLENNLEK; via the coding sequence ATGACTAATCAACAATATCAGGAAGCGCTCAACTGGCTCTTTCAGCAATTACCCAATTACCAAACCGACGGTAAAAAAGCCTACAAACCCGGTTTTGACAATATTATAAAATTGTGTGAAATTTTTGGAAATCCTCAGGAAAATCTAAAATTGATTCACATTGGCGGAACCAACGGCAAAGGTTCTACGAGCAATATACTTGCTTCAGTTTTACAAGAAGCAGGTTATAAAATTGGGTTGTATAATTCACCACATCTTTTTGATTTTACGGAAAGAATTAAAATAAATGGGGAGAATTGCGATAAAGAATTTGTTTACCATTTCATTCAAAAACTCAGAAATTTACCCGAAGAAATTCAACCCTCTTTTTTTGAATTTACGACAGTTATGGCTTTCGAATACTACTATCACAATAAAGTTGATTTTGCAATTATAGAAGTAGGCTTAGGTGGCCGAGTAGATTCCACCAATATCATTACGCCGATTGTTACTGCGATAACAAACGTGGCATTAGATCATCAGGATCTTTTAGGAGAAACCCTGGAGGAAATTGCTGCTGAAAAAGCGGGAATCATTAAACATAATATTCCTGTGATTTCCGGCGATGAAACGGAGGTCGTAAAAAACATCATTAAAGATAAAGCTGCGTTAGAAAATGCACCTTTCATTGACGCTACAACAATTGAAACCAATTTAAAATCAGACTTAGAAGGCAATTATCAACTTAAAAATATTAAGGTTGTTTTGGCTTTAATTCAAGAATTACAAAAGCAAGGTTTACAAATTAACGATCACCAAATACAAGATGGACTTCTAAATGTGCAGAAAAATACCAATTTTATGGGTCGGTGGTTTCAATTCTCGAAAGAACCGCTCGTCATCTGCGATACCGCTCATAATCAAGCAGGTTTAGAACTTGTTTTCGATCAACTTAATGAAATACCGCGATTTAAATATGTTATTTTAGGCTTTGTTAATGAGAAGAAAATTGAGGATGTTTTAAAGATTTTACCAGAAAATTCGGTGTCCTATTTTGTTAAACCCAATAACAATAGAGGTCGGCATCCAAGAGATTATGAACATTTACTTAAAAATTTAAAAATAAATTATAAAATTTTTGATAAAATTCAGGAAGCCTATCTTTTTGCCAGACAGCAACTTAAAAATGAAGAAATGATTTTTATTGGCGGCAGCAACTTTGTAGTGGGAGAATTTTTAGAAAATAATTTGGAGAAATAA
- a CDS encoding GIY-YIG nuclease family protein, whose protein sequence is MFYLYILYSENIDSYYVGVSANVEERLKRHLSNHKGYTAKTKDWIIIYTEIFDTKTEALRREIEIKNWKSKIMIEKLIQK, encoded by the coding sequence ATGTTTTATCTCTATATTCTTTATTCTGAAAATATAGACTCTTATTATGTAGGAGTTTCAGCAAATGTGGAGGAAAGGTTAAAAAGACATTTGTCTAATCACAAAGGTTATACTGCAAAAACAAAAGATTGGATCATTATTTACACCGAAATTTTTGATACAAAAACAGAAGCATTACGCAGAGAAATTGAAATTAAAAACTGGAAAAGTAAAATTATGATTGAAAAATTAATTCAAAAATAA
- a CDS encoding YifB family Mg chelatase-like AAA ATPase, whose protein sequence is MLVKIYGSAIHGVSAQTIIIEVNVDTGGVGYHLVGLPDNAIKESSYRISAALKNIGFKIPGKKITINMAPADLRKEGSSYDLSIALGILAASEQIKAENISQYIIMGELSLDGGLLPIKGVLPIAIKAKEEGFKGIILPKLNIREAAIVSELEVYGVDNIKEVVDFFNEGITLERTTIDIRKEFQEKIHYFPNDFSEVKGQETAKRAMEVAAAGGHNIILIGPPGSGKTMLAKRVPTILPPLTLREALETTKIHSVAGKIGTETSLMTVRPFRSPHHTISDVALVGGGSYPQPGEISLAHNGVLFLDEMPEFKRTVLEVMRQPLEDREVTISRAKFTVNYPASFMLVASMNPSPSGFFPDDPNNTSSQFEMQRYMNKLSGPLLDRIDIHIEVQKVEFEQLADRRKGEKSDEIRQRVLLAREIQTNRYSDCEIHYNAQMGPKEIEKYCELDEASQLLIKTAMDKLNLSARAYDRILKVARTIADLEGTELLNPSHISEAIQYRSLDREFWNV, encoded by the coding sequence ATGTTAGTAAAAATTTACGGTAGCGCAATCCACGGAGTTTCAGCACAAACTATTATTATTGAAGTTAATGTTGATACTGGCGGCGTGGGCTATCATTTGGTTGGACTTCCCGATAATGCCATCAAAGAAAGCAGTTACCGTATTTCTGCAGCATTAAAAAACATTGGTTTTAAAATTCCGGGTAAAAAGATTACCATTAATATGGCGCCGGCAGATCTCAGGAAAGAAGGATCATCTTATGATTTAAGTATTGCACTCGGAATTCTGGCTGCATCAGAGCAAATAAAAGCCGAAAACATAAGCCAGTATATAATCATGGGTGAACTATCCTTAGACGGCGGATTATTGCCTATAAAAGGAGTTTTACCAATAGCTATCAAAGCGAAAGAAGAAGGTTTTAAAGGTATTATCTTACCGAAATTAAATATCAGAGAAGCTGCAATTGTCAGCGAATTGGAAGTTTATGGAGTTGACAACATCAAAGAAGTCGTAGATTTTTTTAATGAAGGAATTACTTTGGAAAGAACAACCATCGATATCCGAAAAGAATTTCAGGAGAAAATTCATTATTTCCCTAATGATTTCTCTGAAGTAAAAGGGCAGGAAACCGCAAAACGAGCCATGGAAGTTGCAGCAGCAGGTGGTCATAACATTATTCTCATCGGTCCACCGGGAAGCGGAAAAACCATGCTCGCGAAACGAGTGCCGACCATCTTACCACCCCTAACTTTAAGAGAAGCTTTAGAAACTACTAAAATACATTCTGTCGCAGGGAAAATTGGAACTGAAACTTCGTTAATGACCGTTCGTCCTTTCAGAAGTCCGCACCATACGATTTCAGATGTTGCTTTGGTTGGCGGTGGAAGCTATCCGCAACCTGGCGAAATTTCGCTGGCACACAACGGAGTTCTTTTTCTAGACGAAATGCCGGAATTTAAAAGAACAGTCCTGGAAGTTATGCGACAACCTCTCGAAGACCGCGAAGTCACCATTTCGCGTGCAAAATTCACCGTAAATTATCCCGCTAGTTTTATGCTTGTAGCAAGTATGAATCCCAGTCCAAGTGGATTTTTTCCTGATGACCCAAACAACACGTCTTCTCAATTTGAAATGCAGCGCTATATGAATAAACTTTCTGGTCCTTTGCTCGACCGTATAGATATTCATATCGAAGTACAGAAAGTAGAATTTGAGCAGCTTGCAGACCGCCGGAAAGGTGAAAAAAGTGATGAGATCCGACAGCGTGTTTTGTTGGCCAGGGAAATTCAGACCAATCGGTACAGCGATTGCGAAATTCACTATAATGCGCAGATGGGACCCAAGGAAATAGAAAAATATTGCGAACTTGACGAAGCTTCTCAGCTCTTGATTAAAACAGCGATGGATAAATTAAATCTTTCAGCACGAGCCTATGACAGGATATTAAAAGTTGCACGAACGATCGCTGATTTAGAAGGCACGGAATTATTAAATCCTTCGCATATTTCAGAAGCCATACAATATAGAAGTCTGGATCGGGAATTCTGGAATGTGTAA
- a CDS encoding DUF4382 domain-containing protein, translating into MKNIFLALSAMLLAFTSCQNDSSTDGNATLKVHLTDAPGQYEKVEVDIQKLELGKSDAAWTTLNLAKAGIYNLLDLNNGVDVLLGETVLPAGAVTQLRMILGSENYVTVDGVRHPLATPSAQQSGLKLNWMETLQPDGAYEIWLDFDADKSVVKQGNGSYLLKPVIRIFSKLTDGQIKGYVAPAEAQTTVKLLNATTNEVLMTAIPEANGYFMLRGIPEGSYKLMYDALESTKYIDVTKDVTVTYGKVLDLGTATLVK; encoded by the coding sequence ATGAAAAACATTTTTTTAGCGCTTAGCGCGATGCTTCTGGCATTTACCTCGTGTCAAAACGACAGCAGCACCGATGGAAATGCAACTTTAAAAGTTCACCTCACTGATGCTCCTGGTCAATATGAAAAAGTAGAAGTCGATATTCAGAAACTGGAACTTGGAAAATCTGATGCGGCATGGACAACATTAAATCTTGCGAAAGCTGGAATTTACAATCTTTTGGATTTAAATAATGGAGTTGATGTTCTCTTGGGCGAAACCGTATTGCCTGCTGGTGCTGTTACTCAGTTGAGAATGATTTTAGGGTCTGAGAACTATGTAACTGTAGATGGCGTGCGTCATCCGCTTGCAACACCCTCTGCACAGCAATCCGGATTAAAACTTAATTGGATGGAAACACTTCAACCAGATGGTGCTTATGAAATATGGCTGGATTTCGATGCTGATAAATCAGTCGTAAAACAAGGAAACGGTTCTTACTTGCTGAAACCTGTGATCCGTATTTTCAGCAAATTAACCGATGGTCAAATCAAGGGATATGTTGCTCCTGCAGAAGCGCAAACAACAGTGAAGCTCTTAAATGCAACCACAAATGAGGTTCTTATGACTGCAATTCCAGAAGCTAACGGATATTTTATGCTGAGAGGTATCCCGGAAGGATCTTATAAATTAATGTATGACGCCTTAGAAAGTACCAAATACATTGATGTAACTAAGGATGTAACGGTGACTTACGGAAAAGTTTTGGATTTGGGGACAGCAACCTTAGTCAAATAA
- a CDS encoding DUF3078 domain-containing protein translates to MRKLLFFLSLFLAITVFSQQDKGILAEIDSISQNRWKARALDLDSLSNPKFEKFEVRFKDTLVIKDRNALISVEEEIPVTPYNLLQLKDPIKWFYYGQNNLVFNQSSFSNWNSGGNNNIGIIGKINYNLSYKNRRHFLDNNIQLGYGFVASQGESSRKTEDYINIMSNYGYDVGKNFYLSTGFQFLSQFAPGYNYSLTPNPGFADRISRFMSPGYLYAGVGILYNPSENFQIIFRPVNGKFTFVNDPFLQKAGKYGLDKDGQSVRAELGALVNILYRLKIYKDINLVNQVNFFSNYISHPERVDIAYNGALNIRFNKFITTVISLDLLYDHDQMQKLQLKQTLGVGFSYNLGYEFKEKNKKQIKPFVAN, encoded by the coding sequence ATGAGAAAATTATTGTTTTTTTTATCGTTGTTTCTTGCGATTACGGTATTTTCCCAACAGGATAAAGGTATTCTCGCAGAGATTGATTCGATTTCCCAAAATCGATGGAAAGCCCGTGCACTTGACTTAGACAGTTTATCTAATCCTAAATTTGAGAAATTTGAAGTGCGTTTTAAGGATACTTTAGTCATTAAAGACAGAAATGCTTTGATTTCTGTAGAAGAAGAAATTCCCGTAACACCTTACAATCTTTTGCAGTTGAAAGATCCTATAAAATGGTTCTATTACGGACAAAATAATTTGGTATTCAACCAATCTTCTTTTTCGAACTGGAATTCTGGTGGGAATAACAATATTGGTATTATTGGAAAGATTAACTATAATCTCAGTTATAAAAACCGACGTCATTTTTTAGACAATAATATTCAGCTCGGTTATGGGTTTGTAGCGTCGCAAGGGGAATCCTCCAGAAAAACGGAAGATTACATCAATATTATGAGTAACTACGGTTACGACGTGGGGAAAAATTTTTACCTCTCTACGGGTTTTCAGTTTCTTTCCCAGTTTGCGCCTGGTTACAATTATTCGTTGACCCCCAATCCAGGTTTTGCAGACCGAATCTCGAGATTTATGTCACCTGGTTATCTGTACGCTGGGGTCGGGATTTTATATAATCCAAGTGAAAACTTTCAAATAATTTTCCGGCCTGTAAATGGTAAATTTACCTTTGTAAACGACCCATTTCTTCAAAAAGCGGGTAAGTATGGTCTAGACAAAGATGGGCAATCGGTTCGAGCAGAGTTAGGTGCTTTGGTAAATATTCTCTATCGTTTGAAAATTTATAAAGACATAAATCTTGTCAATCAGGTGAACTTCTTTAGTAATTATATTTCTCATCCGGAACGGGTTGATATCGCTTATAATGGAGCACTAAACATTAGATTTAATAAATTTATTACCACGGTAATTAGTCTTGATCTGCTTTACGATCACGATCAAATGCAGAAATTGCAGTTAAAGCAAACATTAGGTGTAGGATTCTCTTACAACTTGGGATACGAGTTTAAGGAAAAAAATAAGAAACAAATCAAGCCTTTTGTGGCAAATTAA
- a CDS encoding rhomboid family intramembrane serine protease, which produces MFNKSLNYDAVLYAALMVVAMWVGFFLQNLGWFSGCSGAIIPLSPYGLKGIFLSPFLHGSLEHIFGNSVPIFVLIFLLIQFYPFIAKKVFFLGWILTGLLVWLLPPIDIYTGQFTEVCIIGASGIVYVLAFFLFFSGVFRWNMKFLTVSMVVALYYGSLIWGVLPEELFSNLAEPSRISWQSHLSGAVIGIIMAFIFRKSGEQKVRFIWQFPNYYSEKDDKLWQEYKETHPDDFLELPQKKRDNIWEHLDEIRRNE; this is translated from the coding sequence ATGTTCAATAAATCTCTTAATTACGACGCTGTTTTATACGCTGCCCTAATGGTAGTGGCAATGTGGGTGGGATTTTTTTTACAGAATTTAGGTTGGTTCAGCGGTTGTTCGGGCGCGATTATTCCCTTAAGTCCGTACGGTTTAAAAGGAATTTTTTTATCTCCTTTTCTGCATGGCAGTCTTGAGCATATTTTTGGAAACTCAGTTCCCATTTTTGTACTTATTTTTTTGCTCATCCAATTTTATCCTTTTATCGCGAAAAAAGTTTTTTTTCTGGGTTGGATTTTAACAGGCCTTTTGGTCTGGCTTCTGCCGCCTATTGATATTTATACGGGACAATTTACAGAGGTCTGCATCATTGGAGCCAGTGGAATTGTGTACGTTCTGGCATTTTTTCTATTCTTCAGTGGTGTTTTTCGATGGAACATGAAATTCCTAACGGTTTCTATGGTTGTTGCACTTTATTATGGAAGTTTAATTTGGGGCGTATTACCGGAAGAGCTTTTTTCTAATTTAGCAGAACCGAGCAGAATTTCCTGGCAATCCCACTTATCAGGAGCCGTCATCGGAATTATAATGGCCTTTATTTTCCGGAAATCTGGCGAGCAGAAAGTGAGATTTATTTGGCAGTTTCCAAATTATTATAGTGAGAAAGACGACAAACTCTGGCAAGAATACAAAGAAACACATCCCGATGATTTTTTAGAACTGCCTCAGAAAAAGAGAGATAATATTTGGGAGCATCTGGACGAGATCCGGAGAAATGAATAA